The following nucleotide sequence is from Actinomycetota bacterium.
ACCAGGATGTTGAAGTTCGGGGTGCCAAGGGCGCCCATCAGCGACAGCCACAGGGGCAGGTACATCTCCATGCCGCGGGCCGACTCGATCCCTCCGAGGTCGATGACCGCCTCGTCCGGCCAGCCGAGCTCCCGGAGGAGGGTTCGGGCTTGCGCCTTGGCCTCGCCGTCGTTCCCGGCCATGAACATGCTGTGGGAGCCGGCCAGCCGGCCGGGGTCGACCATCACCGCCGCGGTCACCGTGTTGAGGGTCTTCACCACCCTGGCCTCCGGGAACTCGCGCTGGATCCGCTCGCCCACGCTGTCGGTGTTCACCACCGCGAGCGACGGCGGCATCCCCCTCGAGAAGTCCAGGGCGTTGGCGATGTCGACGAGGAGCTTCCCGCTGAGGTTGTCCGCGCCGGCCTGCCGGAGCGCCTCCAGCGACCCCGTCCCGGCGGTCGCGTTCACCACGACCTCGCCGAAGGCCGCGGCGTCGGTGAAGGTCCCGTGGCGGGCCCGCTCGCCGTGCTCCTCCGCCCACGCGGCGCAGACCGGGTTGCTGGCCGACCGCGACCCCATCATCACCTCGTGGCCGAGCTCGACCAGCTTCGCCCCGACCGTCTTCCCCACGCTGCCCGTGCCCAGCACACCCACCTTCACGTCCGTCTCCCGTCAGCCATGGACCGTGCATTCAAGCAGACCGGGGGAGGGCGACGCCGTCGGATGCCGTCCCCCGGCCCCGGAAGCAAACCCGGCCGTTCCGGCGATGCCGCCGCCTCCGATGGCCGCCCACACTGGAGGGCGATATCCGCCAGCGCCCCTTAAAGGAGGAACGATGGCCGTGGCGCTTCGGGACCTCGGAGCCATGCGGACCGAGCTCGAGCGCGTCGACGCCGTGGCTCGGTCCGTCGACGAATGGCTGGCCAGCGTGGTGGGCGGCCTCCGGCAGCACCTTCCCATCGACCGGGCCACCCTTCGGGTGGTCGATCCGGAGGACGGGGAAGTGGTCGTCGTCGGCCAGTACGTCGAGCGTCCCACCGCCATCCAGGTGGGGACCCGCGTCCCGTACCGCTCCACGTCGTTCCCGCGGGCCGTCCGGGAACGCCGTCCCGTCATGTCGTCCGACCAGGACCAGGAGTTCCCGCTTCCACTGCTGGACCAGATCCTGTGGGAGGAAGGGGTCCGGTCCTGGGTGTCCGTCCCCCTGCGCCAGGGGACCAAGACGGTCGGGCTGCTGAGCTTCTCCAGCCCCGAGCCCGAGGCCTTCTCGGAGCGGGACCGGCTGCTGTTCGAGAACATCGGCCTGTTGTGCCAGGACGTCCTGCTGGCCCTGGCCTACCGGCGGATGATCAAGTTCCGGGACTAGGCTCCTCGGCTCGACCCGGGCTCGTCACGACAGCGCGATCGACGCGTCGTCCGCGTAGAAGCAGTTCCCGTTGGGCGCGTTCACGACGTAGGCGTTGAAGTCGAGCCAGGAGCTGCCGGGCGCGGCCGGGACGAGCATCACGGTGACCTGCTGCCACGCGGTGGACAGGACGATGGGTACGGCCGCGTATCCGACCTGTTGCCTCGATGCGTCGTACTCGCGGAAGCGCAGATACAGCGTGGCGCCTGCCTTGTCGGCCCGGACCCACATGCTGCCGGTGTAGGTCCCGGCGGACGTGTGCTGGATCCAGCTCGGCGAGTCATCGAGGGTGCACTCGTGGTTCGCCTTGTCGGTGTTCTTGAGGAGCGCGGACCAGTCTCCGGAGTGACCGCCGGACACCCGGCTCAGCTTGATGTGTCCGTCCTTCCAGGGCCGCCACCCGGTGGTGCTGGTCTCGAAGCCGGGATTGCCCACCAGGTTGCCCGAGGCGGCCTGGCCCACCGACACCGGCGACGTGGCGGTGGAGGACAGGCCCCCGGTGTCGGTCACCGTCACCCTCGCCGTGTACGCGCCGGCGGCCTGGTAGGTGTGCGGTGCCGTGGCGCCGGCCTGCGGACCGACCACCGTCCCGTCCCCGAAGTCGAACGTATAGGTCGCGATCGGCGTGGCGTCGGTGTCGGTGGAAGCGGAAGCGTCGGCCGTGACCGGGAGCGGCACCGAGCCGGAGGCGGGGGTCACGGTGAGCGCGGCGGCGGGCGCGGCGTCCGCGGGGGGAGCCTGGGCCGGCCGCAGGGCCATGGCGGTGGTCACGTACGTGACCTGGACGCCGGTGGTCTCGCGGGGCGAGTCGGTCGCCCCGACCTTCGCCACGACGCTCGAGCCCGCGTCCGGGTTGTTTCCGCTGGTGCTGGACTGCTGGGCCCACTCGGTCCAGCCGTTGCCCGGTGGGGTCATGGCGTACGAGCCGTCGGGGACTCCCCGGGAATGAAAGGCCACCAGGACCAGGTCGGTGGGCCCGACGCCCGTGAGCAGAGGGGCGGTCAGCGTCGTGGAGTACGAGCCCTGGCCGACCGCGCCGTGGGCGCCGATGGGGTTCGTCGTGGCGACGCCCGTGTACGCGAGCATCGTGGCCGTGGCGTGCGAGGCGATGGGGAAGGTCATGGAATACGACGCGGGCTCGGAGCTGGCCACGCGGTAGTAGCTCAGACCCCCGAGGGACGATCCGGCGCGGGCGTCGTCCAGGAGCGTCCAGCCCGCCAGGCCGCCCGGAGCGACCGATTCCGTGTCGTCCAAGAAGAGCACGAGCAGGTCCCCGTTCGTGGTGCCGGGAGGAACCTGGACGGTCAACCCGGACCGGTGGGGGGACCCGGTGTTGGCCGTGGACACGGACCGCAGGGCCGGGGCGCCCGGGACGGGAGGCGGAGAGGAGCCGGCCGCCCGGAGGGCGACGGCCGTGGTCACGTGCGTGACCTGGACGCTCGAGGTCTCCGTGGGCGTGTCCGTCCCGGCCACCTTGTCCACGACGCTGGCCCCGACGGCGGGGCTGAGCGGATCGGTGGTGGTGTCCTGGGCCCGCTGGGTCCAGCCGTTCCCGGGGGGCGTCATGGTGAAGGGGCCGTTGGTCACGCCCCGAGGCTGGAACGCCACCAGCACGAGGTCGAACGGTCCCACCGCGCCCAGCAGCGGCGCCGTCATCGATGTGACCCAGGAGCCCTGGCTCAGGGAACCGTGGGCCGAGATCGGGTTCGACGTATCGACACCGGTGTAGGCGAGCATCGCCGCACTGGCGAAGACGGGCTGAGGGAAGGTCAATGTGTAGGAGGCGGGCTCGGCGGACGCCACGCGATAGTAGCTGGCGGCCGTCAGCGAGTCGCCGGCGGTGTCGCCGTCGAGGGGCGTCCAGGCGCCCAGGCCGCCGACGATCCCGATCTGCGAGGTCTCGAAGAACAGCACCAGCACGTCGCCGGTCTGGACCCCGGCGGGAACCGCGACTGGGAGGCTGGACGCCTCCACCGATCCGGTGCCGGCGACGGTCAGGGACCGCAGGGAGGGGGCCGTCGCCGCGGCGGCCGGGCCGGCCGTCCAGGCCAGGAGGCCCGCGACCAGGGATGCCGCCAGGAGGGCCCGCCCACCGGTTCGGCGAGCATCACGCGCGATCGTTGTGGCTCCTCTCGTCACCCTTCCCCCAGCCTGGCCCTGCACAGCGTGCCTTCCGCATGTAATGCCGGGCCGGTCCTCGTCGCACGATCCGGAAGGCGTAGGTGCCGTACGCAGATCGAAGGAGACCCGGGCCGGCGCCGCCGGAGCGAGTGGCCGGCAGCCCTGCGCCGGGACGGCCGCGTGCTGCATTCGACGTACGCCCGCTCCCCCGTTGGCCTCGTGTCCGTGGCGGGCCGTGGGCGTACCGTCCGGCTGCCGCCGGCGGCGAGCCGCTCGAGTCAGTTCGAGATGGTGCGGCGGAGTGAGGGGCCGAGGGCGTTAGCCAGCGGCAGCGGCATGCGGCGCCACAGCTTGGCGGCCCATTCCATGCGGTCGGCGGTCTCGGCGGGGGGTGGTGCGGTCTCGGGGTAGTAGTGCCAGTACAGCTGGACGGGTTCGGCGCCCCACTGGCGCTTCGACTCGTATGTGGTCGAGCCTTTCGAAGAGCGGCCGAAGTCGAGCACTCGATGGCCCCGCGAGATGGCGAAGCGCATGGCTTCCCAGTACAGGAACTGGCCCGCGCACAGGGCCCGGGAGCTTCGCAGCGACGACACCCACGGGATCGACAGCGTGCCGTGGTGCGCCAGCATCACCGCGCCCGCCACCGGCACCGGGCCCGAGCGGACCACCAGAACCCACGCCCGGTCGGGGAGGAAGGCCAGCACCTCGTGGAAGAACCGCACCGCGTGGACGGGCGAGCCCAGGTCGCGCATGTTCGCCGCGAAGACCTTGTGGAACTCGGGGAGGAGCTCCTCGCCGCCGACCTGGGCGGTCAGGCCCGCGCGCTGGCCCTTCCTGATGCGGTTGCGGCGCTCGGAGGGCAGTCCTCTCCACGTCTCGTCCTCGGTGGAGCCGAGCTCGAGCACCATGGTCACCTTCTCCAGCGAGACCGGCAGGTCCACGGCGTGATCGCCCATGTGGCGGAGGTCCAACTTGGCCCGTTCGGACCTGGCCAGGTCCAGGGCCGCCGTCACCAGCGCCCGCTCGACGCCGTCGTCGAGCGCGCACACGCCGCCGTAGTCCATGAACGGCATGGACACCAGCGAGCGCCCGAACAGGCGCGAACGAATCAGCGTGAGCGGCAGCACGCCCCGCAGCTCACCGCCGGCCGTCGCGGCGAGGTGCACCGACCGGTGGCCGTAGGCTCGCGCGATCGCATCCCGCCACGCCCACCGGTGCATGACCGTGGAGTCGGGAGCGGAGTCGACGAACGCGCCCCAGGCCGCGCCGTCGTGCCATTCGCCCACGGTCGCGACGGTTGCAGCGGGCGCCGGCGAGACGCGCCGGCCGGTCACCGTCCGTGCCGGACGATCGCCCACGCCTGCCTCGCCAGGAACCGGACATCGAACCCGACCGAGCAGCGGTCCAGGTATTCGAGGTCCAGGCGGACCCGGTCGTGGAGGATGTGCTCGACGTAGTGGGCCTGCGGGTCGCCCACGCCGCTCAGGACGTCCGTCTCGTCCATGTGCCCGAGCGTCGACGGCCCCACGATCCCCGGCCGTACCTCCAGGACCCGTCGCTCCGAGGGGGTGTACATCGCCGCGTACTCGGGGCTCTCCGGCCGCGGGCCGACCAGGCTCATCTGGCCGGCCAGCACGTTCAGCAGCTGCGGGAACTCGTCCACGTACCACCGGCGGAGCGCCGCGCCCACCCGGGTGATGCGAGGGTCGTTCCCGGGGCTGACCTTCGGCCCCAGCCGGTCGGCGTCGCTGACCATGGTCCGGAACTTCCAGATCCGGAAGACGCGGCCGCCTCGGCCCACCCGTTCCTGGCGGTAGAAGACCGGTCCTGCGGAGGTCATCCGGATCAGCACGGCCACCACCAGGAACGACGGCGACAGCAGGACCAGGGCGATCGCGGACACGCCGAGGTCGAAGGCGCGCTTGGGGACGCCGCCCCGCAGAGGCGCGCGCCCCTCGACCGCGGAGGCCAGAGAGGCGTCCGCCACGCCGGAGGCCTCAGGCCCCCGGCGAGCGCCCGAGATCTCCATTGGGCACGACCTCTCTGATCAGCATGAACGGTTCCGCGGCGCGCATCCCCGAGACGACCCCGTGGCGGCGCGCGTACACCTCGACGGCTTCCAGCGAGCGCGGATGCGGATACGGCTTGACCTCGCTCTGGAACGTGTCCGCGTAGGCCCGCATGGCCTCGACCTTCAGGGGCAGGGTCTCGGTGATGTCCACGAACACGTTCGGGGCGAACACGCTCCCGGCGAACGGTCCGGCCCACTCCGTGGAGGAGGCCGTCTCGTAGCACAGCAGGCGGCGGACCGAGGTCCCGACCGGGCGACTGGCCACCATGGTGGCGGCGTAGGCGACGCGGTGGTCCTGGTTCACGTCGTCCTTGAAGTGCGTGTAGACGACCTCGGGCTCGAGGTCCTTCATGCAGGCGTCCAGGGGGCGGATCACGTCCAGCAGCGGCATGGCGTCCAGCAGCTGGTCCGGCAGCCCCAGGAAGACCACCTTCTTCACCCCCAGGATGTCGGCCGCCCGCAGCGCGCATCCCTGCTGCTCGGCGGTGTGCTCGTGGCGGGCGGTGACGCCGTCGGTGAGGATGCACACCCACACCTCGTCGCCGTGCTCGGCGTGGCGGGCCAGGGTGCCGCCGGCGCCGAGGGTCTCGTCGTCGGGATGGGCCGCCACGGCAAGGACTCTCACCGGTTGACCCCTTCCGGGACGCGGGCAACGGGTCGCGGCTCGGGCGGCTGCTCGCCTCGGCGTCGGGTCACCGTCCAGAAGCAGACGGCCAGCACGCAGATCGTGGTGGAGTACGAGACCGCCGAGGCGATGGCGGCCCCCAGGACGCCGTAGCGGGGGATCAGCAGGACGTCCAGGACCACGGTCATGATCACGCCCGCCCCCATCCCCAGGGAATCCAGGCCGGGCCGGCCGTTTCCGTACAGGTAGGCGCTGATGATCCCGGCCACCGCGCTGCCGGACAGTCCCACCAGCAGGATGTACGTGGGCACCACGGCCGCCCGGAAGGCCTCCCCGAACACGGCCGGCAGCACGAACGTGGCGGCGAGGGCCAGCGGGATGGCGGCCACCGGCGAGACCCATCCCACCTTCGGGATCAGCGCGCGGGCCTGGGCCGCCGCCGTGGCGCTGTCCTCCCGCGCGTAGCGGGGGTACAGCACGTAGTTGATGACCGTGGACGGCAGCCGCAGCAGCTCGGCGAACCGCGACGCGATCGCGTAGATGCCGAGCGCGGCCGGCCCCACCAGCGCGCCCACGATGGCGAAGTCGAGCCGTTCGTTCACCAGCATCAGCAGCGTGCCGGCCTGCGACCGCAGGCCGAACTTGGTCACCTCGCGAGCCAGCGCGGGGGAGGGCCGTCCCGCTCCCCGAAAGTAGCCCCGCCGGTACAGCCGGATCCAGGCGGGCGTGAGCGTCAGGAGGTCACCCAGCGCCAGCCCCCACAGCATCGCCGTGGCCCGCTCCACCCCGGCCGCCCGAAAGGCCAGGAACACGGGCAGGAACATGAACTCCTCGAAGACGATGACCCGGTTGGCCCCGGGGAGGTCGTCCATCCCCTGCGAGCACGCCTTGGCCGTCGATTCCATGACCTGGGTCAGGACGGTGACCCCGGCCCACGTGACGATGACGAGCGGCAGGGTGTGGAAGAACTGCTCCTTGATCGCTCCGGCCGCCACCACCCAGAGCACCGACCCCACGATCCCCGCGGCCAGCGCGATCCCGATGATGGTCGACCGGTACCGCGGAGCGGGGCCCGCCCGGCCGGCCAGGAAGTACGGGACGGCCGGGTACAGCCCGCAGGTCAGCAGGACCCCCGTCAGCCAGGGGAGGACGCGCAGCAGGGCCAGCTCACCGACGGCGGACGGGCCGCCCGTCCGGGCGACCACCAGGCTGACCGTGGCCAGCGAGCCCAGCGCCGCCACCCGGGCGATGAGGTTCGCGGCGAACGGGTTCCGCCGCTTCTCCGCGAGGCGGGCGAGCGTGCTCACGTCAGCACCGCAAGGGGCCGGAGGCGGGCCACCGGGCGGACGATCCCGTGGGTCCGGAGGATGCCCAGGGCCTCGCCGACTCCGCGGTCGTCCAGCTGCGGGACCTCGGCGGGGGCCCCGCCGGAATAACCAAACCGGAGCGTCGTGCGGCCAAGTGGGTCCGGCCCCGACAGGCCCCGGTCCGCAAAGTGGGACACGATCGTGCCGGTCCCGTGGCAGGCGGAGTACACGCTGTCCCGGGCCCCCTCGTCGGCCACGCACAGGAACGACGAGGTCCGGTTGGTCCCCGGCAGGAGCACCGCCTGGCCGGTCCGTCCGAACACGGGGTGGTCGGGCATCTTCGAGGCGGGGAAGGCCCGGCTGGACTTGTACCGGTGCACCAGGACCCGCTCGCCGCCGTGCTCCTCCTCGTACAGGGTGTCGTGCGGCGAGTCCACCACCAGGCTGCTACCGGCCGCGCCGAGCGTCGCCGCGGCGGCCGCCCGGAGCTCGGCGTACACGGCGAGCCGGTACGCGAACCCGTAGTTCATGGCGGCCGCGTTGGCCAGGAGCAGGCGCTGGCCTTCCGTCCCGGACCGGGGAACCGGCGGGCATCCCTCGGAGAAGTACAGGGCCAAGCGCCGGCGGAGCTCCTCCACCGACCGCGACCGGGCCAGGTGCAGCAGCGGCTTCTGCATCGCCATGAACGCCCGGTGCTTCAGCGGGTAGTCGGTCCGGCGCCCGTACATGCGGCCGATGATCCCGGTGAGCACCCCGCCGCCGGCGTGGTACTGGATGGTCAGCTGGCCCTGGGCGACCCCCAGGAGCCCGGCCGCCGTGGGGTCGATGACCTCCTCCACCTGCTGGAGCTCGATGAAGTGGTTGGTGGGCCCCACCGTGCCGAACTCCAGCCGGGACAGCTGCCGGACCAGCCAGGGAAGTTCCTTGCGAACCCGGTCCGGGCCGCCGTGGGGCTCCACGGGCAGGAGTCCCGACTCTTCGACCCGGGCGAGCTCCGCCGGATCCACCCCCCAACGCTCCACGGCGAAGCCCGAGCCCTGCACCGACGCCCGCAGGACGTCCTTCGCCGACACCCGGGGGCGGTAGCCGCCGGGGTGGGGGAGCCGCTCGCGGATCCGCCGGTAGAACGCCGCGATGGACCGGGCGTCCGGCCGCCCGCCGTCCAGGGCGATCAGGGCCATCCCGCAGTTCACCGACGCGTTGACCAGGTTCGGGCGGATGGTCTCCCGGGTGGCCACGGCGATGCTGCACGGCGACTCCATGCCGCCCTCGTGATGGAAGTCCGGGAGCGCAACGGGGGGCGCGGCCAGGTCCGCGCCCCGCACCTGGCCGGCCAGCCGGTCCAGGGCGTCGCGGTCCGCCGGCGCGGCCGGGCTGTCGAACACCCGAACCTCGGGCTCGGCGGCGTGGGGCTGGGCGGCGATGACGTTCACCTGCACGGGCTCACCACCTCCGCCCGCGTCCGGCCGCGGCCACGGCCTGGGGCCGATCGCCCCGCGGCCGGTCGCGCTGCGGTGCCGGTTCCGGTTTCACCGTGGACGCCGCCTGGCCGTCGGTGGCCCACAGCCATCCGGACGACCGCTCCGCGCTGAAGCCGGCCAGGAGAGCCCGGTACCCGGCCCGGAAGGTGCGGTCTGGGATGGCGGTGGCCTGCTCCGCCAGGAACAACGGGAAGAACACGGCATTGGCTGCGGCGGGCACCCCCAGGTACTCGAAGTGCTCGAGCACGGACCGCCGGACCAGGTCCGGGAACCACCCCTGACCGAAGTAGCCGTAGCCGAACCCGACCAGGTTGGGCCAGTCGCCGAACCGGCTCCACAGCTCCCGGGCCCGGTCCCGCCCGGGATGCCCGGGGATCCTCGCCGTCCCGGCCGGGTAGGCCCGGTCCAGGTAGAAGCCGTAGGACGTGGGGAACTTGTACAGGTCCGCGAAGGGAAGGCCCTCCGGCTTCCCCAGCTCCCAGTCGATCACCCCGGCGACGCGGTCCCCGGAGACCAGGAGGTTCCCCGTCCAGTAGTCGCCGTGGACGCCGGACAAGGGGATGTCGCAGCCCTCCAGGGCGGTGACCCGGTCCATCACCGCCTCGAACAGCTCGTCCTCGACCGACCCCCACCCGATCTCGGTGCGGTAGCGCTCCAGGATCGGGTCCGCCCACCGCCGGTACGACCTCGCGGTGAGCTCCTGCCGCCCGGCCTGCGTCTCAAGCTGGAACCGGCGGAGCCACTCGCCGGCCATGCCGAAGTCCCGGGCCACGCGGTCGGGGTCGCTGGTGTGCCGGGGCCGGTAGTAGCGGGTCATCATGGGCTCGCCGTCCAGCGCGGACATCACCAGGGCCAGCCGGCCCTGGATGCGCTCGAGCAGGAGCGGCTCGGGCACGCTGGTCGCGATGCAGGCCGACCCCGACGACCAGAAATGCGTCAGGGCCTCGTGCTCGGCGACCAGGGCACGCTCGCTCCACCCGTCCCGGGCCACCTTCACGGCGACCGACTGGCGGCCCCACCGGTCGAAGAACAGGAACGTGACCTTGGCCGAGGGGTGCTTGTCCGCTCCGGCCACGATGGCTCCCCGCAGCGGAGGGCTGCCCGGACGGAGGTCCGCCCACCGGGCGGCCAGATGATCGCGGAGCGCGCCGATCACGCCGGCCTCCTGGCGACGATGGCCAGGGAGGGGGCGAACCGGGCCTTCATTCCGTGCGGCGACACCAGGGCCATGGCCCGCATCAGCGACAGGAGCCGCTGCTTGACCCGGCCCCGCCACCCGTGGGTCGCGCCGACGTAGGGCAGGAACAGGTGACGCAGGAACGCGTCGAGCTCGGCCGCGCCCCCCTTCGAGATCAGGAAGGCGGGGCAGGCCTGGTCCGGGAAGGCCAGGTAGACCTCCGAGCCCGTCAGGCCGGCCCGGCGGAGGATCCGCATGGCCCGCCCCAGGCGAAGGGCCCGGGTCATGCGGGGCCGCGCCGGGTACCAGGGGTTGGCGAAGCCCGCGTAGATCCAGCCGCCCGGAGCGACCGCCCCGGCCAGGAGCTCCAGCATCCGGGCGGACCGCCCGCGATCGCCCAGGTGGCCCCACGCTCCCACGTCGGGCACGGCCACGGCCGGGTACGGGCCCTCCCGCAGGGTGGCGTCCAACCCGCCGGGCGTCCGGTCCGGGACCACGGCCCCGTCCAGCCGCTCGCCGTTCGCCGGGAGCAGCAGCAGCCCGGCCGGCTCGTCGGGGACGACGAAGCGCCAGTTCAGGGTCCGGGCGTCGAACTCAGACCGCATCGCGGCTCCTGGCCATCCCGTTGCCGGACACCGCGGCCGCCAGCTCGACGGCAGGCGCGCGTTCGGTCCCTGCCGCGGCGGACCCCGGCGGCTCCGGCAGGCCCAGGAGCCGGCGGTACTCGCGGTCCAGCAGCTCACACATCCGGGCCGGGTCGAACAGCTCCCGGACTTGGTTCCTTCCGATCAGCCCCATCTGGCGCGCCTCGTGCGGGTGCTCCAGCAGCCACAGCACGCACCGAGCCAGGGCCTCCGGGTCCCGCGGGGGGGCCAGCAGGCCCGTCGCGCCGTGCTCGATGAGGTCCGGGACCCCGTTGACGGCGGTCGCCGCCACCGGCCGGCCGGAGGCCAGCGCCTCCGTCAGCGATCGCCCCAGCCCCTCGTACAGCGAGGACACCACGAAGACGTCGAACGCCGACGCGATGCGGGCGGCGTCGGGCCGGAACCCGGTGAAGGTGAACAGGACGTCCACGCCCAGCCGGGCGGCCTCGGCGCGGGCCTGGTCCGCCAGCTCGCCGTCGCCGACCATCACGAACCGCGCGTCGGGCCGGGTCCGGGCCACCACGGCGGCCATCCGCACGAAGTCGAGCGGCGCCTTCTGGAAGTCCAGCCTCCCCACCGTCCCCACCACCGGAGCGCCTGGCGGCAGCCCGAGCTCGGGGCGGACGGAGGGGTCCGATTCGGCGGGGATGCCGTCCATCTCCACCGCCGACGGGACCACGGCGATGGAGCCCGGCCGGGCGATCCGCGTCTCCACGGCCTGCCGGACCACGCTGGGGGCCACGTCTAGGAACCGGTCCGTCATCGGCCGGGCCAGGCGATCCAGCCCGATGTACAGCTTCCGGCGGGCCGGCGACATGAACTCGTGGAAGCTGGGGCCGTGGGTGGTGTGCACGATGACGGGGGTCCCGCATCCCCATGCGGCCAGCCGTCCCAGGAAGCCGCCCTTGGCGGAGTGCGTGTGGACGATGGAGAACCGCTCCCGCCGGATCAGGGCCACCAGCTGGGCCAGCACGCCCAGGTCCTCCAGCGGGGAGATGTGGTCGCGGAACCGGCGGAGCTTGACCGTGCGGATCCCGGCGG
It contains:
- a CDS encoding PKD domain-containing protein — encoded protein: MTRGATTIARDARRTGGRALLAASLVAGLLAWTAGPAAAATAPSLRSLTVAGTGSVEASSLPVAVPAGVQTGDVLVLFFETSQIGIVGGLGAWTPLDGDTAGDSLTAASYYRVASAEPASYTLTFPQPVFASAAMLAYTGVDTSNPISAHGSLSQGSWVTSMTAPLLGAVGPFDLVLVAFQPRGVTNGPFTMTPPGNGWTQRAQDTTTDPLSPAVGASVVDKVAGTDTPTETSSVQVTHVTTAVALRAAGSSPPPVPGAPALRSVSTANTGSPHRSGLTVQVPPGTTNGDLLVLFLDDTESVAPGGLAGWTLLDDARAGSSLGGLSYYRVASSEPASYSMTFPIASHATATMLAYTGVATTNPIGAHGAVGQGSYSTTLTAPLLTGVGPTDLVLVAFHSRGVPDGSYAMTPPGNGWTEWAQQSSTSGNNPDAGSSVVAKVGATDSPRETTGVQVTYVTTAMALRPAQAPPADAAPAAALTVTPASGSVPLPVTADASASTDTDATPIATYTFDFGDGTVVGPQAGATAPHTYQAAGAYTARVTVTDTGGLSSTATSPVSVGQAASGNLVGNPGFETSTTGWRPWKDGHIKLSRVSGGHSGDWSALLKNTDKANHECTLDDSPSWIQHTSAGTYTGSMWVRADKAGATLYLRFREYDASRQQVGYAAVPIVLSTAWQQVTVMLVPAAPGSSWLDFNAYVVNAPNGNCFYADDASIALS
- a CDS encoding GAF domain-containing protein, encoding MALRDLGAMRTELERVDAVARSVDEWLASVVGGLRQHLPIDRATLRVVDPEDGEVVVVGQYVERPTAIQVGTRVPYRSTSFPRAVRERRPVMSSDQDQEFPLPLLDQILWEEGVRSWVSVPLRQGTKTVGLLSFSSPEPEAFSERDRLLFENIGLLCQDVLLALAYRRMIKFRD
- a CDS encoding sugar transferase encodes the protein MEISGARRGPEASGVADASLASAVEGRAPLRGGVPKRAFDLGVSAIALVLLSPSFLVVAVLIRMTSAGPVFYRQERVGRGGRVFRIWKFRTMVSDADRLGPKVSPGNDPRITRVGAALRRWYVDEFPQLLNVLAGQMSLVGPRPESPEYAAMYTPSERRVLEVRPGIVGPSTLGHMDETDVLSGVGDPQAHYVEHILHDRVRLDLEYLDRCSVGFDVRFLARQAWAIVRHGR
- a CDS encoding aminoglycoside phosphotransferase family protein, giving the protein MIGALRDHLAARWADLRPGSPPLRGAIVAGADKHPSAKVTFLFFDRWGRQSVAVKVARDGWSERALVAEHEALTHFWSSGSACIATSVPEPLLLERIQGRLALVMSALDGEPMMTRYYRPRHTSDPDRVARDFGMAGEWLRRFQLETQAGRQELTARSYRRWADPILERYRTEIGWGSVEDELFEAVMDRVTALEGCDIPLSGVHGDYWTGNLLVSGDRVAGVIDWELGKPEGLPFADLYKFPTSYGFYLDRAYPAGTARIPGHPGRDRARELWSRFGDWPNLVGFGYGYFGQGWFPDLVRRSVLEHFEYLGVPAAANAVFFPLFLAEQATAIPDRTFRAGYRALLAGFSAERSSGWLWATDGQAASTVKPEPAPQRDRPRGDRPQAVAAAGRGRRW
- a CDS encoding oligosaccharide flippase family protein yields the protein MSTLARLAEKRRNPFAANLIARVAALGSLATVSLVVARTGGPSAVGELALLRVLPWLTGVLLTCGLYPAVPYFLAGRAGPAPRYRSTIIGIALAAGIVGSVLWVVAAGAIKEQFFHTLPLVIVTWAGVTVLTQVMESTAKACSQGMDDLPGANRVIVFEEFMFLPVFLAFRAAGVERATAMLWGLALGDLLTLTPAWIRLYRRGYFRGAGRPSPALAREVTKFGLRSQAGTLLMLVNERLDFAIVGALVGPAALGIYAIASRFAELLRLPSTVINYVLYPRYAREDSATAAAQARALIPKVGWVSPVAAIPLALAATFVLPAVFGEAFRAAVVPTYILLVGLSGSAVAGIISAYLYGNGRPGLDSLGMGAGVIMTVVLDVLLIPRYGVLGAAIASAVSYSTTICVLAVCFWTVTRRRGEQPPEPRPVARVPEGVNR
- a CDS encoding NAD(P)-binding domain-containing protein; amino-acid sequence: MKVGVLGTGSVGKTVGAKLVELGHEVMMGSRSASNPVCAAWAEEHGERARHGTFTDAAAFGEVVVNATAGTGSLEALRQAGADNLSGKLLVDIANALDFSRGMPPSLAVVNTDSVGERIQREFPEARVVKTLNTVTAAVMVDPGRLAGSHSMFMAGNDGEAKAQARTLLRELGWPDEAVIDLGGIESARGMEMYLPLWLSLMGALGTPNFNILVQREG
- a CDS encoding RtcB family protein; the encoded protein is MQVNVIAAQPHAAEPEVRVFDSPAAPADRDALDRLAGQVRGADLAAPPVALPDFHHEGGMESPCSIAVATRETIRPNLVNASVNCGMALIALDGGRPDARSIAAFYRRIRERLPHPGGYRPRVSAKDVLRASVQGSGFAVERWGVDPAELARVEESGLLPVEPHGGPDRVRKELPWLVRQLSRLEFGTVGPTNHFIELQQVEEVIDPTAAGLLGVAQGQLTIQYHAGGGVLTGIIGRMYGRRTDYPLKHRAFMAMQKPLLHLARSRSVEELRRRLALYFSEGCPPVPRSGTEGQRLLLANAAAMNYGFAYRLAVYAELRAAAAATLGAAGSSLVVDSPHDTLYEEEHGGERVLVHRYKSSRAFPASKMPDHPVFGRTGQAVLLPGTNRTSSFLCVADEGARDSVYSACHGTGTIVSHFADRGLSGPDPLGRTTLRFGYSGGAPAEVPQLDDRGVGEALGILRTHGIVRPVARLRPLAVLT
- a CDS encoding PIG-L family deacetylase, translated to MRVLAVAAHPDDETLGAGGTLARHAEHGDEVWVCILTDGVTARHEHTAEQQGCALRAADILGVKKVVFLGLPDQLLDAMPLLDVIRPLDACMKDLEPEVVYTHFKDDVNQDHRVAYAATMVASRPVGTSVRRLLCYETASSTEWAGPFAGSVFAPNVFVDITETLPLKVEAMRAYADTFQSEVKPYPHPRSLEAVEVYARRHGVVSGMRAAEPFMLIREVVPNGDLGRSPGA
- a CDS encoding FemAB family PEP-CTERM system-associated protein, encoding MGDRPARTVTGRRVSPAPAATVATVGEWHDGAAWGAFVDSAPDSTVMHRWAWRDAIARAYGHRSVHLAATAGGELRGVLPLTLIRSRLFGRSLVSMPFMDYGGVCALDDGVERALVTAALDLARSERAKLDLRHMGDHAVDLPVSLEKVTMVLELGSTEDETWRGLPSERRNRIRKGQRAGLTAQVGGEELLPEFHKVFAANMRDLGSPVHAVRFFHEVLAFLPDRAWVLVVRSGPVPVAGAVMLAHHGTLSIPWVSSLRSSRALCAGQFLYWEAMRFAISRGHRVLDFGRSSKGSTTYESKRQWGAEPVQLYWHYYPETAPPPAETADRMEWAAKLWRRMPLPLANALGPSLRRTISN